One segment of Hippopotamus amphibius kiboko isolate mHipAmp2 chromosome 4, mHipAmp2.hap2, whole genome shotgun sequence DNA contains the following:
- the LOC130850849 gene encoding probable inactive serine protease 58, producing the protein MKSCLIFALMSAAGVMLAKGSHAEMNTAEDFTIPYMVYLQSFPEPCVGSLIHPEWLLTAAHCPLPVKIRLGVYQPNIKNKKEQTRNYSVTMPYPEFNAQSLNNDLMMIKLSKPAALNSQVGTVAIAMEPLPFNDSCFIPTWTWSKYKNFSDPDILTWINQYALPFDECQNMQDERVAINIMCVGQPLKTLTENKEVSAAPAICGGRLHGILTWARGSVTLGGEGFFTEVDPYARWIMSVIESH; encoded by the exons ATGAAGAGTTGTCTCATCTTCGCGCTCATGAGCGCAGCCG GAGTCATGCTGGCCAAAGGTTCTCATGCTGAGATGAACACAGCAGAAGATTTTACTATTCCTTACATGGTCTATCTGCAGTCTTTCCCAGAACCCTGTGTGGGGTCTCTCATTCACCCTGAGTGGTTACTGACTGCTGCTCACTGCCCCTTACC AGTTAAAATCCGATTGGGAGTTTATCAGCCCAAcatcaaaaataagaaagagcaGACACGGAATTACTCAGTGACCATGCCATACCCTGAATTCAACGCACAGTCTCTGAACAATGATTTGATGATGATAAAGCTGTCCAAGCCTGCTGCGCTCAACAGCCAAGTGGGAACCGTAGCCATAGCTATGGAACCCTTACCATTTAATGACTCCTGCTTTATCCCAACCTGGACCTGGAGTAAATATAAAAACT TTAGTGACCCTGACATCCTGACTTGGATAAACCAATATGCACTTCCCTTTGATGAGTGCCAGAATATGCAAGATGAAAGAGTGGCAATAAACATCATGTGTGTGGGACAGCCTCTAAAGACCCTAACTGAAAATAAG GAAGTTTCAGCAGCTCCAGCCATCTGTGGTGGGAGGCTGCATGGAATCTTGACCTGGGCAAGAGGAAGCGTCACCCTGGGAGGTGAAGGATTCTTCACAGAAGTTGATCCTTATGCAAGGTGGATCATGAGTGTCATTGAAAGCCACTGA